The sequence ACAGCGCCCCAGGCAAAGGAATCCCTCTGCTCATATTTTAAATCTGCTTCAAAACACGCTCTAATTAAAACCGATTCAGGAGCACGCTCCTTGGGAAGAATATGTCACATGGAGGGGACacacctctccctgctttgccagcAGAAGGGTCTCAGGATTCCGGGAAGAAGCGAGGATAAGGCTTGTTCATAGTGCTCTTTCTGGCTTGTATCTGTATTGCGGCGCCGCCCAGATGCCCCAATCATGATTGAGACCCTGTTACTAGTAGGCATAGTGCAAACGTGGAGCAAGACATGGTCCTGTTCCCTGCCTGGCCTGCCCTTCAAAGAGACTGCTTTAATTTGGGGATATTTTCCCCTTAAGCAAACCCTCCACACCCTCCAGAACAAGTTATCATTAGAGATGGCTGTGCATGGAACCAGACAGTGCCTGAGTCAGAGGGAAAACCAACTGAAAGTCAGGCCTAGGACTGAGGTGGAAGGAAGAATCAGGTCTTGGGTTTGAGTTAGAGAGAGCACCAAAGATGTTCTCAAAAAGACGTCAGTTGCACCTGAGCCAGTACTGGGGGAGAAGCCTCTTCCTCTCTTGGATGTGACCCAGGATGAGAACCACAGGTATGGGTTCAGACCTGGGGATTCAAATCGgacacccctccagccccccattcCAAGGGGTTCCAGCATCAGCCCACCTGTCCTCGCAATAAGTGGAACATACCTGCTGGTTGTTGCTGCATTGGCGGCAGAATAGTCCCCATTCTGCCCTTTATACTTGGCGTTGTTCATGGTGTTGCTACAAGACATGGTTTTCCCAGGGGGCTCCAGTGACATCCGCCTGCCCTGTGTGCTGCTGGGGGCACTCCTGTGGGTGGAGCTGACCCGGCGCATCCCCTCTGCAGCCTGGGAGCCATACCCCACCATGTTGTGGCCATAGGTCACGGGTGTGCTAACGTTCCTGGAGGATGTGGATGTTCTCGTGTAGGACCGATCGGGTTCAGACACGTACAGGCGCTTCTTGATCAGCGGGCGGCTGTCTGCGCTGTAgacaggagggccaggggagtAACTGCCACCTGGGTAATGTTGACTGAAGCCGCTATTCCTCGTACCGCTGTCTGGGGCCATTTTGGAGGGCAGGACGTAACTGTTGCCATAGCCGTAGCTTGGACGTCGGATATTCTGCTGCCTTTCCCAGGGTTGGCTGTAATCTGGGAAACTGCGGTCTCTGCGGCTCTCTGACACGTTTGAAGAAGCTTCCTCGACCCTGTTGGCGTCATTGCTGAACTCTGGAGGTGGTGGGATGATCTCGAAGTCAAGCTTCTCttcattttcttcctcctccttgggcAAGGAGCTAGGAGGCGAAGAGACAGCGTACAGGGGAAGGTCAGGTTTGGGGGGCAGGTCCTGTGGTCTCAAGTGTCTGGACTCCAAGAGGCCTTGAACTAAACTGGAGGCACCAAACCTGTCTGGCTTGGAAAGGCGCTGGGACTCCCCAGCGCTAGTTTTCTGCATGCTCTGGCTTTGCTCAGAAGTGCTGGAGAACGACAGTGGTTTGTAGGCTCTCTGTCCTGGTTCCGAGAAGCCCAGTGCCTTGCCTTCAGGTGTGACCATCCTGTCATGCTGCTTTCCCTCCAAAAGGGCAGGTGACTCCTTCGGCGGGGACTTTGGTACCACCACAAAGGAGTAGGGCTTGGACTCACTGTAGTAGAAGTTGGTCGAGCCAGTTTctgactggctgctgctgccgctgctgagTTTCTCGGATAGCTTAACGGGGGGCTTTTTGGACAAATAACTGTTCTGGCGGGAGGCAGATTGCCTGCCTCTTTGGGCCCGCTGTTTTGCAGCCAGGAGGAGAGCCATTGGAGAGCCTTTCTCCACCTTTTCTCCTGTGACTGGGTGGATCAAGGCATCGTCATCCTCCTGGTCTGCATTCATGGAGGAAGAGATTGGCTGTGAAGGCACCCGTGGCTTCTCAGCAGAGCACAGGATTGTGCCTCTTTCTGCATCATGTTTGTTTGTACTGACTGGCCCCTCCTCCACAGTTTGGGAGGGGGTCAGAGAGGATAGACTGTCTGTGGAGCTGGTCTTGGCCCGATGGGTCTTGTATTGGACGAGAGAAAAGTCTGTGTATGGCCCAGAGGTTTGTGTGGGAGAGGTAGCCTCTATAGAAGAGGGTGAAGAGGAGGCTAGAACAAAGAGTTGGTCCTTTGGTTTCTGAGGTGGGTCTGGAGACTTCCGAACATTTTCAGATGGCGGGTATCCTGGAACAGGGTTTAAGTTCTCCAAAGTTTTATTACTGGTGAGGGCACTGGGAGTCTTACGATCCTCCTGTGTCttctcaacttccactgaagctgCTGTGGGTGGGAGCTGATTGGCAACAGGTTTTGGCAGCCTGGAGTCACCAGAATTTGTCTGGCTGCTACCAGAATTCAGGGTAACTCTGTTTGTACCTGGACTTTGTCTGTGATTTGTAAGTCCTATTGGTGGTTGACCTTCCTTTGTTGGGGAGAGTAGTGCTTCCAGCTCGTTCCTGAATTTCATAACACTGTTTGCTTGTGTGTTGGTGGGTTTATTGACTGGAGCAGAGAAAACAGAGGAGGAGTTCTCTTTTGCAGTGAGTGAATTAGTAGGTATCTTCTCTTTCCTCTCACTTCCCCCCCCTGCTGGTAACTGTGGGTCCTTCAAAGTAGGTTTAGCTTGTTTTGACCCAACAGAGCTAAACCTATCATTGCTAGCATGGTCAGTAATACTATTGGTAGGTCTGGCAGTTATGGGTTTATCCAGCTGTCTCTCCTCCCTTTTCGAAGAAGAGGACAGCAGAACTGACAGTTCTTGCTTCAGCCTATTTAGATTACTGGGTTCCTTCCAGTCATCATCAGATGATATGTAGTCTGGGGAGGGCACGTCCAGTTCCTCCTCTGCAGTAGGAAGCTCAGATTTTGGACCTAAGTCCTTTTCAGCTTTCTCCAGCGGGACCTTTGCTGCCTCTGACAATGAGGATCGATAGCTATTAAAATTAGTCCCTTTGCCAGAGTCTGACCCTGGTCTTGGGCTCGCGGGTTCTGTGATTTGTCTGACGGGCTTTGTTACCATCTGCCTATCCAAGGTAGATTTCTGCTCAGCTTCTCCAGCTAAGTGCACCTTTGCTGCAGGTCTTATGGTAAAGCTCGGCGGAAGGGGAGGGCGGGTGTGAGGCTGTCTGGAAATAGGCCCATCTTCCTCACCGGAATCTTTTTCTTCCATGGAAATGGATGAACTTCTCACCGGGGCAGCGGGAGGTACTTTTAATGATCTGGGGAAAGTTAGGTGAGGTTCTGGGGTGGACTTCTGGTGAGAGGCTGGTGGAGTGGTGACAGCGAGAGAGGAGACGCTGGCATTTTCCCTGGCGTCTGTCTGCCTCATGTTCAGAACCGTTTCTGATTTCCACTTGGAGACGCCGTTCAACATAGGAGTATGAAGTgtgggaggcgctggagggggcagaggcggCGCTGGGGGCACCACAAAAGCGAGTGGAGGTGCTGGAGGAATGAAATCCGGAGGGGACAGCGGGCTGGGAGAAGATACGGTTGAAGACGAAAGCAGAGGCGGAACCATGGATTGCGGAGATGCTGCCGTTGGAGGTAGTGGTGGCGGCAGCGGCGGTGGAGGTGGAGGTGCCGTGCATGGTGGAGGTAGTGGTATTTccattggtgggggtgggggtgccatGGAGGGtggaggcgggggtggggccatCGGAGGCGGTGGAGGAATATCATTGTCCAGATAGTCCCTCTCGAAAGCCTTTGGCCGCAGGTCTCCAACTGAATTGTACAGTCTGTAGTTTCCATTGATTTGGGGCCTAAGGCCTATGGGAAAGAACATTGGTATTAAACACATTGCACATTGGCAAGGTCCATACAGAGAACATCTCCAGCAAAACTGTCCTTCTAAGAAGAGCCAAGTGTCACACAACCAGCTGGAagcatttcatttaaaacaaccTGATTAAAAATGATTTTAGCAGCAACACATCCATTGCAACTCATTCCTTAATAGCGCGCTTGCGTTCAATACATCTTTAGGAGATGCTCAgaataagggcctgattttgcaaCTAAAATCCCAGGGGCAGACCCTAATGAAGCAGGTATAGCTTGTACTAGGCTCTCTATGGAGTAGATGAAATATACTAATCTCTAGGTCTTTAATCTTGAGGGTGTGCAGCACcctcaactcctgttgacttcactggcagTTGAAGGCACCTCCTTAGGTGGCCTGGATAATACCTGTAAAGCTTTCAGCCCAGGTGGAATGAGTCATCTGAAGAGCCTAGTTCATAATTATTCTAACATAAGAGTTATATCTCACCACTAAGAAAAAAATGGATTGAGCCTTTTCTTAAAAACAAGTTGAGGTTAATAGACAAGAGAAGGTCTCTTGGCTTCTTTCTGCACTGGGAGATCCTGCAATGTATTTTGTGCTCGTTTGGTCATGAAAATTAGGGAggaactaataaaaaaaaaaaagaaaagacagtgTAGACTTCTATCAGATACTTCCATAACTTATGGAATTTTGATTGGGGTTCACGAGTTTTAAGTTAGCGATTGCTACTAActtattttgtattgtattgtactCTCCCTCGGTGTGTCTCTATCTTTTCTGATGCACTGATTTGCATATAAAATATATGAAACCAGATAAACTGGGTCCACAAAGGAAACAACTAGAATGAGATTGTTTCAGGACTCCCAAGACATTATGTAATACTTGGCAGAAAAGCATATTCAGTCTCCTGACTTCTTATTATCACAGTCACTATCTAGAGTCAAGACAAAATTTAGTTACCTCCTATGCTTCCTACTGAATAAGGGAACAAATTAAGCAACCAAATTTCCATGTCAACAATGGAATAACTTTATATATGTTTAAAAAACTCTTGATAGTTGCCATGGTTGCATCACAGAAAAAACTAACCCAACGTGCTTTGCAGGTGTTGGCTTCATCTGATGACAGCATCTCGTAACTGTGTTTCAGTCCTTTTCCCTAAAGACACTTGGAATCCTCCTCAAGTCAGCCAGCAACTGAAAGCTTATTCAGTTCGTGTGGAAACACAGGAGGCCAGATCCTGACGCCTTGGTATATTGTCTTCAGCCAAACTAGTTGCATGATTAAGGAACGGTGATGGCAACATAAGCAGATCTGTGCATTAAAGCCATTTTAAAGACTTTGAATACCTCAGCAGAGAGGACACCTTACCTAGAGATGCTTTTTCTTCAAAGCCCTCCGGCACAGAAGGGGTTGGCACAGCCACTCCATGTGTCTCCTGGGTGTTCTGAAAGGGTTTAATAAGTGGATGGTAAGAAAACTCACAACTGTATATACACAACACTTAGAACAAAGG is a genomic window of Malaclemys terrapin pileata isolate rMalTer1 chromosome 4, rMalTer1.hap1, whole genome shotgun sequence containing:
- the C4H6orf132 gene encoding uncharacterized protein C6orf132 homolog, producing MKKNQSVQGTFSKLFGKKHANNTNNTSLYATNPPWIFTQEVTSEGRGGPGDVVELYYEDNRVTTVTDSGTATLKPRPRVRPLLTFMPLNTQETHGVAVPTPSVPEGFEEKASLGLRPQINGNYRLYNSVGDLRPKAFERDYLDNDIPPPPPMAPPPPPPSMAPPPPPMEIPLPPPCTAPPPPPPLPPPLPPTAASPQSMVPPLLSSSTVSSPSPLSPPDFIPPAPPLAFVVPPAPPLPPPAPPTLHTPMLNGVSKWKSETVLNMRQTDARENASVSSLAVTTPPASHQKSTPEPHLTFPRSLKVPPAAPVRSSSISMEEKDSGEEDGPISRQPHTRPPLPPSFTIRPAAKVHLAGEAEQKSTLDRQMVTKPVRQITEPASPRPGSDSGKGTNFNSYRSSLSEAAKVPLEKAEKDLGPKSELPTAEEELDVPSPDYISSDDDWKEPSNLNRLKQELSVLLSSSSKREERQLDKPITARPTNSITDHASNDRFSSVGSKQAKPTLKDPQLPAGGGSERKEKIPTNSLTAKENSSSVFSAPVNKPTNTQANSVMKFRNELEALLSPTKEGQPPIGLTNHRQSPGTNRVTLNSGSSQTNSGDSRLPKPVANQLPPTAASVEVEKTQEDRKTPSALTSNKTLENLNPVPGYPPSENVRKSPDPPQKPKDQLFVLASSSPSSIEATSPTQTSGPYTDFSLVQYKTHRAKTSSTDSLSSLTPSQTVEEGPVSTNKHDAERGTILCSAEKPRVPSQPISSSMNADQEDDDALIHPVTGEKVEKGSPMALLLAAKQRAQRGRQSASRQNSYLSKKPPVKLSEKLSSGSSSQSETGSTNFYYSESKPYSFVVVPKSPPKESPALLEGKQHDRMVTPEGKALGFSEPGQRAYKPLSFSSTSEQSQSMQKTSAGESQRLSKPDRFGASSLVQGLLESRHLRPQDLPPKPDLPLYAVSSPPSSLPKEEEENEEKLDFEIIPPPPEFSNDANRVEEASSNVSESRRDRSFPDYSQPWERQQNIRRPSYGYGNSYVLPSKMAPDSGTRNSGFSQHYPGGSYSPGPPVYSADSRPLIKKRLYVSEPDRSYTRTSTSSRNVSTPVTYGHNMVGYGSQAAEGMRRVSSTHRSAPSSTQGRRMSLEPPGKTMSCSNTMNNAKYKGQNGDYSAANAATTSRPTQGNPQYSSPVNTFTVRPGTRQPISYTYQGSHR